A genomic segment from Peromyscus maniculatus bairdii isolate BWxNUB_F1_BW_parent chromosome 11, HU_Pman_BW_mat_3.1, whole genome shotgun sequence encodes:
- the Faslg gene encoding tumor necrosis factor ligand superfamily member 6 isoform X1, whose product MQQPVNYPCPQIYWVDSSAASPWAPPGSVFPCPSSVPGRPDQRRPPPPPPSPLPPPSQPPPPPPPPLPPLPPLKKRIDYNPDLWLPVVFFMVLVALVGLGLGMYQLFHLQKELAELREFTNQSLKASSFEKQMQNPSSPSEKKEPRCVAHLTGNPNSRSVLLEWEDTYGTALISGVKYKKGGLVINDTGLYFVYSKVYFRGHSCNNQPLNHKVFMRNFKYPGELVLMEEKKLNYCTTGQMWAHSSYLGAVFNLTRADHLYVNVSQLSLISFEESKTFFGLYKL is encoded by the exons ATGCAGCAGCCCGTGAATTATCCGTGTCCCCAAATTTATTGGGTGGACAGCAGTGCCGCTTCTCCTTGGGCTCCTCCAGGGTCAGTTTTCCCCTGtccatcctctgtgcctggaagacCAGACCAGAGGAGACCACCACCGCCACCTCCGTCACCGCTACCACCTCcatcacaaccaccaccaccaccacccccacctctgccaccactgccccctcTAAAGAAGAGGATTGACTACAACCCAGACCTATGGCTACCAGTGGTATTTTTCATGGTTCTGGTGGCTTTGGTTGGATTGGGGTTAGGAATGTATCAGCTCTTCCATCTGCAGAAGGAGCTGGCAGAACTCCGTGAG TTCACCAACCAAAGCCTCAAAGCATCATCTTTTGAAAAGCAAATGC AGAACCCCAGTTCACCCTCTGAAAAAAAAGAGCCGAGGTGTGTGGCCCATTTAACAG GCAACCCCAACTCCAGGTCCGTCCTTTTGGAATGGGAAGACACATACGgaactgctctgatctctggagTGAAGTATAAGAAAGGTGGCCTTGTGATCAATGACACTGGGTTGTACTTTGTATATTCCAAAGTATACTTCCGGGGTCATTCTTGCAACAATCAGCCTCTAAACCACAAGGTCTTCATGAGGAACTTTAAGTATCCAGGGGAACTGGTGCTAATGGAGGAGAAGAAGTTGAACTACTGCACTACTGGCCAGATGTGGGCCCACAGCAGCTATCTGGGAGCAGTATTCAATCTTACGAGGGCTGACCATTTATATGTCAACGTATCTCAACTCTCTCTGATTAGTTTTGAGGAATCTAAGACCTTTTTTGGCCTATATAAGCTTTAA
- the Faslg gene encoding tumor necrosis factor ligand superfamily member 6 isoform X2 gives MQQPVNYPCPQIYWVDSSAASPWAPPGSVFPCPSSVPGRPDQRRPPPPPPSPLPPPSQPPPPPPPPLPPLPPLKKRIDYNPDLWLPVVFFMVLVALVGLGLGMYQLFHLQKELAELRERTPVHPLKKKSRGVWPI, from the exons ATGCAGCAGCCCGTGAATTATCCGTGTCCCCAAATTTATTGGGTGGACAGCAGTGCCGCTTCTCCTTGGGCTCCTCCAGGGTCAGTTTTCCCCTGtccatcctctgtgcctggaagacCAGACCAGAGGAGACCACCACCGCCACCTCCGTCACCGCTACCACCTCcatcacaaccaccaccaccaccacccccacctctgccaccactgccccctcTAAAGAAGAGGATTGACTACAACCCAGACCTATGGCTACCAGTGGTATTTTTCATGGTTCTGGTGGCTTTGGTTGGATTGGGGTTAGGAATGTATCAGCTCTTCCATCTGCAGAAGGAGCTGGCAGAACTCCGTGAG AGAACCCCAGTTCACCCTCTGAAAAAAAAGAGCCGAGGTGTGTGGCCCATTTAA